A section of the Corynebacterium tuberculostearicum genome encodes:
- a CDS encoding DUF5997 family protein, which translates to MRAQTAAKKLGIYLPAAPDEFQNSAISHEELRELQHNPPEWLQTLRREGPHPRPEVAHKLGISVTALKKNDMDKPLTTAEINQLLQEQPEWLQQARATMAQARGHEVKD; encoded by the coding sequence ATGCGTGCCCAAACCGCGGCGAAGAAGCTAGGCATCTACCTGCCCGCCGCGCCGGACGAGTTCCAAAATAGTGCCATTAGCCACGAAGAGCTGCGCGAACTGCAGCATAACCCACCCGAGTGGCTGCAAACCTTGCGCCGCGAAGGCCCCCATCCCCGCCCCGAGGTTGCCCATAAGCTGGGAATCTCTGTTACCGCGCTCAAGAAGAACGATATGGATAAGCCGCTGACCACAGCGGAAATCAATCAGCTCCTCCAAGAGCAGCCGGAATGGCTCCAGCAGGCCCGCGCTACCATGGCGCAGGCCCGTGGCCATGAGGTGAAGGACTAA
- a CDS encoding LysR family transcriptional regulator substrate-binding protein has product MLRLAFATGTEPGKWFRRFEENTAHGGLYTVDADDALAPLVAGEVDLALARLPDPRVDDTFHVVRLYKEAPGIAVPKDSVYAEVGEELALADVADEHLNYRVADSGLVDVPAVRDALQVVAANVGIAIAPRPLLKVLSKKQVVPLGLKDESVPVTEIALVWRKDEDGEAIQDFVGVAKGRTARSSRQEKPKRSAREKAKAKQARRNVNNSLQKKKKAPKQRKRR; this is encoded by the coding sequence ATGCTGCGCTTAGCTTTTGCCACCGGTACAGAACCCGGAAAGTGGTTCCGCCGATTCGAGGAAAATACTGCTCATGGTGGCTTGTACACCGTTGATGCGGACGATGCGCTTGCCCCGCTGGTAGCCGGCGAGGTGGACCTAGCTCTTGCGCGCTTGCCGGATCCGCGGGTGGATGACACCTTTCACGTGGTGCGACTTTATAAAGAGGCCCCTGGCATTGCCGTTCCCAAAGACTCGGTCTATGCGGAGGTGGGCGAGGAGCTTGCGCTTGCCGACGTCGCCGATGAACACCTCAACTACCGCGTCGCCGATTCCGGGCTTGTCGATGTCCCCGCAGTCCGCGACGCCTTGCAGGTAGTGGCGGCCAACGTGGGTATCGCGATTGCGCCGCGGCCCCTGCTGAAGGTCCTGAGCAAAAAGCAGGTGGTGCCGTTGGGCCTTAAGGACGAGTCCGTGCCGGTTACGGAGATTGCGTTGGTGTGGCGCAAGGATGAGGATGGGGAGGCGATCCAGGACTTCGTGGGCGTCGCTAAGGGCCGTACGGCTCGTTCCTCCCGCCAAGAGAAGCCGAAGCGCAGCGCCAGGGAAAAGGCGAAGGCGAAGCAGGCGCGGAGAAACGTTAACAATTCGTTACAAAAGAAAAAGAAGGCTCCTAAGCAGCGCAAACGTAGGTAG
- a CDS encoding LGFP repeat-containing protein, with protein sequence MQKMTRRIAGGFAAATLSVALVACSDAEDAANDAKDTAGSVAADATDAAGSAAAEATSKDDADDADASEGADASDDKDDADDKGGATKSIATANGDVDVPADFASAIEEKKAEWGDVKSIEQGDDDEFLANFDNGNLLTFDDDEGAQPIVGKIAETWKEQGGLDSEVGLPKAAEEKAAQGKGWTQQFDNGVISWIQDESGKFTSSVEK encoded by the coding sequence ATGCAGAAGATGACCCGTCGTATCGCAGGTGGCTTTGCAGCCGCAACCCTGTCCGTTGCTCTCGTAGCGTGCTCCGATGCTGAGGATGCAGCTAACGACGCTAAGGATACCGCCGGCTCCGTAGCTGCAGACGCTACCGACGCTGCTGGCTCTGCTGCTGCTGAGGCTACTTCCAAGGATGACGCCGACGATGCGGACGCTTCCGAAGGTGCGGATGCTTCCGACGACAAGGACGACGCTGACGACAAGGGCGGCGCTACCAAGTCCATCGCTACCGCTAACGGTGACGTAGACGTTCCGGCTGATTTCGCTTCCGCTATTGAAGAGAAGAAGGCTGAGTGGGGCGACGTAAAGAGCATCGAGCAGGGTGACGATGATGAGTTCCTCGCTAACTTCGATAACGGCAACCTGCTGACCTTCGACGACGATGAGGGCGCTCAGCCTATCGTCGGCAAGATTGCTGAAACCTGGAAAGAGCAGGGCGGCTTGGACTCTGAGGTAGGCCTGCCTAAGGCTGCTGAGGAGAAGGCTGCTCAGGGCAAGGGCTGGACCCAGCAGTTCGACAATGGCGTAATCTCCTGGATCCAGGACGAGAGCGGTAAGTTCACCTCTTCCGTAGAGAAGTAA
- a CDS encoding PhoH family protein, whose product MSRPSVLSTPLAATDNTVATKTYVVDTSVLLSDPWALRKFAEHDVVLPVVVISELEGKRHHPELGWFARQALRFLEELRATYEALDQPVPVNVDGGTLRVELNHQDQSLLPTAFRGPEGDHRILACALNLAHEGKDTVLVTKDVPLRVKAGAVGVQADEYHAQDVVLTGYTGMATVQTSSDVIDALYRDGEVMLDGVETEKGTAVEDLPVHCGLTLAAGAQSALGRMSADGVVELVRGDINAFGLQGRSAEQRIALDLLMDPNVGIVSIGGRAGTGKSALALCAGLEAVLERGEHRRIVVFRPMYAVGGQSLGYLPGTESDKMNPWAQAVYDTLEGLVSENVMEEVHERGLIEVLPLTHIRGRSLHDAFVIVDEAQSLERNVLLTVLSRLGKGSRVVLTHDVAQRDNLRVGRHDGVQAVIEKLKGHELFAHITLQRSERSAIAELVTDLLEGGN is encoded by the coding sequence ATGTCTCGTCCCTCTGTACTTTCTACTCCGCTTGCCGCTACTGATAACACCGTCGCTACCAAGACCTATGTAGTGGATACCTCGGTCTTGCTTTCTGACCCTTGGGCCCTGCGCAAATTTGCGGAACACGACGTGGTCCTTCCCGTTGTAGTTATTTCTGAACTGGAAGGAAAACGTCATCACCCGGAGCTTGGCTGGTTCGCCCGCCAAGCTCTTCGCTTTTTGGAGGAGCTGCGCGCTACCTATGAGGCCTTAGACCAGCCGGTTCCCGTCAACGTCGATGGCGGCACCCTGCGCGTGGAATTGAACCATCAAGACCAATCCTTGCTGCCTACCGCATTCCGCGGGCCAGAAGGTGACCACCGCATCTTGGCGTGCGCGCTTAACCTTGCGCACGAGGGGAAGGACACCGTGTTGGTCACGAAGGACGTGCCCCTGCGCGTAAAGGCCGGCGCGGTTGGCGTGCAGGCGGATGAGTATCACGCCCAGGACGTAGTCTTGACCGGCTATACCGGAATGGCGACGGTGCAAACCAGCTCGGATGTCATCGATGCCCTCTATCGTGATGGGGAAGTCATGCTAGACGGCGTCGAAACTGAAAAGGGTACCGCCGTTGAGGATCTACCGGTGCACTGCGGTTTGACCTTGGCGGCAGGCGCGCAATCCGCGCTGGGTCGCATGAGTGCTGATGGCGTGGTCGAGCTCGTACGTGGTGATATCAATGCCTTTGGCCTCCAGGGACGCTCCGCGGAGCAGCGTATCGCTTTGGATTTGCTGATGGATCCCAACGTAGGGATTGTCTCCATCGGTGGCCGCGCCGGCACCGGCAAGTCGGCACTTGCGCTGTGCGCCGGCTTGGAGGCGGTGCTCGAGCGCGGCGAGCACCGGCGCATTGTGGTCTTCCGCCCGATGTATGCGGTTGGCGGGCAGTCGCTGGGATACCTACCGGGCACGGAATCGGACAAGATGAACCCGTGGGCGCAGGCGGTCTATGACACCTTGGAAGGCTTGGTGTCTGAAAACGTCATGGAAGAGGTGCACGAGCGCGGCCTCATCGAGGTCTTGCCCCTGACGCATATTCGCGGTCGCTCGCTGCATGATGCCTTCGTCATCGTGGATGAGGCGCAGTCCTTGGAACGAAACGTCCTACTTACCGTGCTGTCCCGATTGGGGAAAGGCTCGCGAGTAGTTCTTACTCACGATGTGGCGCAGCGCGATAACCTTCGCGTGGGCCGGCACGACGGAGTCCAGGCAGTGATTGAAAAGCTCAAGGGGCATGAGCTTTTTGCGCATATTACGCTGCAGCGTTCGGAGCGCTCTGCCATTGCGGAGCTCGTAACTGACCTGTTGGAAGGCGGCAACTAG
- a CDS encoding GNAT family N-acetyltransferase, translating to MSENAKQTSSDDKKKDFRIRPFTAADYPQMREIYEQGLNTGHATYETRSLTFEEFKAGKIMPSVHVAVEADDDSKVLGWVSAAPVSTRTVFHGVVEDSIYLGAEAQGRGIGGALLDRLIEVCKDLHKWAIHSWIFPENAGSAGLHKSRGFVKVGTYSHMAKMTYGELAGQWRDTDVYELLLPKPEEKKR from the coding sequence ATGAGCGAGAACGCTAAGCAGACGTCTTCGGACGATAAGAAGAAAGATTTCCGCATCCGTCCCTTCACCGCGGCGGACTACCCGCAGATGCGAGAGATCTATGAACAGGGTCTCAATACTGGGCACGCCACCTATGAGACCCGCTCCCTGACCTTCGAAGAATTCAAAGCAGGCAAGATTATGCCTTCGGTGCATGTTGCCGTTGAAGCAGATGATGACTCTAAGGTCTTGGGGTGGGTTTCTGCGGCCCCTGTATCTACCCGCACCGTCTTCCATGGAGTAGTGGAGGACTCCATCTACCTAGGTGCCGAGGCACAGGGCCGTGGTATCGGCGGCGCACTTCTGGATCGCCTGATCGAGGTGTGCAAGGACCTGCACAAGTGGGCTATCCACTCGTGGATTTTCCCTGAGAACGCAGGTTCTGCGGGGCTGCATAAGTCGCGCGGCTTCGTGAAAGTAGGCACCTACTCGCATATGGCAAAGATGACCTACGGCGAGCTTGCGGGCCAGTGGCGCGACACCGACGTATATGAGCTGCTTTTGCCCAAGCCGGAGGAAAAGAAGCGGTAG
- a CDS encoding MDR family MFS transporter: protein MVDTATKAPTQGQSRADNLGLIFSALMLTMLMSSLGQMIFSTALPTIVGELGGVDHMSWVISAFLVTMTIAMPISGKLGDMLGRKWLYIGGIATFVVGSTLGGFANSMTLLIIARAVQGFGAGFMMISSQSIIAEVTSSRERGKFMGIMGGVFGLSSVLGPVLGGWFTDGPGWRWGMWMNIPLGILAIIVCTLVLHLRVGDADMKRFDWLGATFIAITTASLILMTTWGGTEYEWGSSMILTLGAITIIGAIITVFVELRAKEPLIPVRLFKNRNMALTTLSGVVLGLAMFGVLGYMPTYLQMVHTLTPTKAGLMMIPMMVGLIGTSTGVGFIIARTGHYKVYPIIGLAITAGALFWMSHLSVETSLKQLGCEFLVFGIGLGMVIQVLVLIVQNSFPLSQVGTATAANNFFRQIGSALGASLVGSMFIHNMKDEMAARLPEAFQKMGPEGAAYAEKFGDANGGANSLTPDLVASFPKPIEEAILNSYNDGLTPVIALMVPLVIVALILLLPLREERLKETID from the coding sequence ATGGTAGATACGGCTACTAAGGCCCCCACGCAGGGCCAGTCCCGAGCCGATAACCTCGGGCTTATCTTCTCGGCTTTGATGCTCACCATGCTGATGAGCTCTTTGGGCCAAATGATCTTCTCTACTGCTCTTCCCACCATCGTTGGTGAGCTCGGCGGCGTCGACCACATGAGCTGGGTCATCTCCGCCTTCCTTGTCACCATGACCATCGCCATGCCTATTTCCGGCAAGCTGGGTGACATGCTGGGCCGCAAGTGGCTCTACATCGGTGGTATCGCCACCTTCGTCGTGGGCTCTACCCTCGGCGGCTTTGCAAACTCCATGACCCTGTTGATCATCGCCCGCGCTGTACAGGGCTTTGGCGCAGGTTTCATGATGATTTCCTCCCAGTCCATCATCGCCGAGGTCACCTCCTCCCGTGAGCGCGGCAAGTTCATGGGCATCATGGGCGGCGTCTTCGGCCTGTCCTCCGTTCTAGGCCCCGTCCTCGGCGGCTGGTTCACCGACGGCCCAGGCTGGCGCTGGGGCATGTGGATGAACATCCCGCTGGGTATCCTCGCCATTATCGTGTGCACCCTCGTGCTGCACCTGCGCGTAGGTGATGCCGATATGAAGCGCTTTGACTGGCTTGGTGCCACCTTCATCGCCATCACCACCGCTTCCCTTATCCTCATGACCACCTGGGGCGGCACCGAGTACGAGTGGGGCTCTTCCATGATCCTCACCTTGGGTGCCATCACCATTATCGGCGCCATCATCACCGTCTTTGTGGAGCTGCGCGCCAAGGAACCGCTCATCCCGGTTCGCCTATTCAAGAACCGCAACATGGCCCTGACTACCCTCTCCGGCGTGGTACTTGGCCTGGCAATGTTCGGTGTTCTGGGCTACATGCCTACCTACCTGCAGATGGTGCACACCCTGACCCCAACCAAGGCGGGTCTCATGATGATCCCGATGATGGTTGGCCTTATCGGCACCTCCACTGGCGTGGGCTTTATCATCGCCCGCACCGGCCACTACAAGGTCTACCCCATCATCGGCCTGGCGATTACCGCCGGCGCCCTGTTCTGGATGTCCCACCTCTCCGTAGAGACTTCCCTGAAGCAGCTGGGCTGCGAGTTCCTCGTCTTCGGCATCGGCCTGGGCATGGTTATCCAGGTCCTCGTGCTCATCGTCCAGAACTCCTTCCCGCTGTCCCAGGTGGGTACGGCTACCGCGGCGAATAACTTCTTCCGCCAGATCGGCTCCGCACTGGGTGCTTCCCTGGTTGGCTCCATGTTCATCCACAATATGAAGGATGAGATGGCCGCCCGCTTGCCAGAGGCTTTCCAGAAGATGGGACCGGAGGGCGCCGCCTACGCGGAGAAGTTCGGCGACGCCAATGGCGGTGCCAATAGCCTCACCCCGGATTTGGTTGCGTCCTTCCCCAAGCCCATCGAGGAAGCAATCCTCAACTCCTACAATGACGGACTGACCCCGGTCATCGCCCTCATGGTTCCGCTGGTTATCGTCGCCCTCATCCTCCTCCTGCCACTGCGCGAGGAGCGACTGAAGGAAACGATTGACTAA
- a CDS encoding TetR/AcrR family transcriptional regulator, producing MQEELSLREQKRLETRLRIEDAATKLVDEQSFSAVTIERICEVAGISRRTFFNYFDSKESAVLGAPSTEFTEEMREFFLTEPTTSMVGLVLQLVRQHMEGHHINPTIRDRRKRISNDPDAAAAAISRKRAKSIELIDLIEERLTTEPELRVLDNCSASTEAMLIAGLVREALWLAMASPDADCSKDLHARLDTSLTLITDFMKGMRW from the coding sequence GTGCAAGAAGAATTATCACTACGCGAGCAGAAGCGCCTCGAGACGCGCCTGCGCATTGAGGATGCCGCCACGAAGCTGGTGGATGAACAATCCTTTAGCGCGGTCACGATTGAGAGGATCTGCGAAGTAGCCGGTATTTCTCGGCGCACCTTCTTCAATTATTTCGACTCCAAGGAATCCGCCGTACTAGGTGCTCCAAGCACCGAGTTTACGGAGGAGATGCGGGAATTCTTCCTCACGGAACCAACGACCAGCATGGTGGGACTCGTCCTCCAGTTGGTCAGGCAACACATGGAAGGCCACCACATCAACCCGACCATCCGGGACCGCCGCAAGCGCATCTCTAATGATCCGGATGCGGCCGCGGCGGCAATAAGCCGGAAGCGGGCAAAGTCCATTGAGCTTATCGATCTCATTGAAGAACGCCTCACCACAGAACCGGAGCTTCGCGTCCTCGATAACTGCTCCGCAAGTACCGAGGCGATGCTCATCGCCGGCCTCGTCCGCGAGGCACTTTGGCTCGCGATGGCATCCCCCGATGCGGATTGCAGCAAGGACCTCCACGCGCGACTCGATACCTCCCTCACGCTAATAACAGATTTTATGAAAGGAATGCGATGGTAG
- a CDS encoding class II fumarate hydratase: MTEYRIEHDTMGEVKVPADALWRAQTQRAVDNFPISGRGLENAQIRALGLLKAACAQVNKDSGKLDADKADAIIAAATEIAEGKHNDAFPIDVFQTGSGTSSNMNTNEVIASLAHNNGVEIHPNDHVNMGQSSNDTFPTATHVAATEAAVNDLIPGLKVLHESLTKKAKEFADVVKAGRTHLMDATPVTLGQEFGGYARQIELGIERIEATLPRLGELAIGGTATGTGLNTSADFGAKVTEELKKLTGVKELKEAENHFEAQAARDGLVEFSGAMRSIAVSLNKIANDLRMMGSGPLTGLAEIHLKDLQPGSSIMPGKVNPVIPEAVTMVAGQVVGNDAAVAFGGAQGHFELNVFIPMMARNVLESARLLANASRVFADKCIDHIEANEERMKHFAESSTSIVTPLNSAIGYENAAKAAKHALHEKITVRQAVIDLGFVDGENLTEEELDKRLNVLSMTNRDRDNF, from the coding sequence ATGACTGAATACCGCATTGAACATGACACCATGGGCGAAGTTAAGGTTCCTGCAGATGCCCTGTGGCGTGCACAGACCCAGCGCGCAGTGGACAACTTCCCGATTTCCGGCCGTGGCCTGGAAAATGCACAGATTCGCGCCCTTGGCCTGCTTAAGGCAGCCTGCGCTCAGGTAAATAAGGATTCCGGCAAGCTGGATGCGGATAAGGCCGATGCCATCATTGCTGCCGCCACCGAAATCGCCGAGGGCAAGCATAACGACGCCTTCCCCATCGACGTATTCCAGACCGGCTCCGGTACCTCGTCCAATATGAACACCAATGAGGTTATCGCCTCCTTGGCACATAACAATGGCGTGGAAATTCACCCGAATGACCACGTGAATATGGGCCAGTCCTCTAATGACACCTTCCCCACCGCTACGCACGTAGCTGCTACGGAAGCTGCCGTTAATGACCTCATCCCGGGCCTGAAGGTCCTCCACGAATCCTTGACCAAGAAGGCCAAGGAATTCGCCGACGTAGTCAAGGCCGGCCGCACCCACCTGATGGATGCCACCCCGGTTACCCTGGGCCAGGAATTCGGCGGCTACGCCCGCCAGATCGAGCTGGGCATCGAACGCATCGAGGCCACCCTGCCGCGCTTGGGCGAGCTGGCCATCGGCGGCACCGCCACTGGTACCGGCCTGAATACCTCCGCTGACTTCGGCGCCAAGGTCACCGAGGAGCTGAAGAAGCTCACCGGCGTGAAGGAACTGAAGGAAGCAGAAAACCACTTCGAGGCACAGGCTGCCCGCGATGGCTTGGTGGAGTTCTCCGGCGCCATGCGCTCGATTGCTGTATCCCTCAATAAGATTGCCAATGACTTGCGCATGATGGGTTCCGGCCCGCTGACTGGCCTGGCCGAGATTCACCTGAAGGACCTGCAACCGGGTTCCTCCATCATGCCGGGTAAGGTCAACCCGGTTATCCCTGAGGCCGTCACCATGGTGGCGGGCCAGGTGGTAGGCAACGACGCAGCCGTAGCCTTCGGCGGCGCCCAGGGCCACTTTGAGCTCAACGTCTTCATCCCGATGATGGCGCGTAACGTACTCGAGTCCGCTCGCCTGCTGGCTAATGCTTCCCGCGTCTTCGCCGATAAGTGCATCGATCACATCGAGGCCAACGAGGAGCGCATGAAGCACTTTGCGGAGTCTTCCACCTCCATCGTGACCCCGCTTAACTCTGCTATTGGCTACGAGAACGCAGCTAAGGCAGCAAAGCACGCCCTGCACGAGAAGATCACCGTCCGCCAGGCCGTTATTGACCTAGGCTTTGTCGACGGCGAAAACCTCACCGAAGAGGAGCTGGATAAGCGCCTCAACGTGCTGAGCATGACTAACCGCGACCGCGATAACTTCTAA
- the glpX gene encoding class II fructose-bisphosphatase produces the protein MSENTSYLPDRNLAMELVRVTEAAALASGRWVGRGQKNEGDGAAVDAMRKLINSVAMNGVVVIGEGEKDEAPMLFNGEEVGTGEGAAMDIAVDPVDGTRLMAEGRPNAISVIAAAERGTMYDPSAVFYMEKIAVGPEAVGAIDINESVEWNIQSVAKAKNIRPSDLTVVVLDRPRHEQLISEIRAAGAKVRLIMDGDVAGAIATCQDSNSIDIMMGIGGTPEGIITACAMRCMGGEIQGKLWPKDEEEAEKARAAGHDLDRVLKTNDLVSSENCYFAATGVTNGDMLRGVSYRNSGATTRSLVMRSKSGTIRYIDSIHKLSKLQEYSVVDYDTPTKK, from the coding sequence ATGTCCGAAAATACGTCTTATCTTCCTGACCGCAACCTGGCAATGGAACTGGTTCGTGTCACCGAGGCAGCAGCACTCGCTTCCGGCCGTTGGGTAGGCCGCGGCCAGAAGAATGAGGGCGATGGCGCGGCGGTCGACGCCATGCGCAAGCTCATCAATTCCGTAGCGATGAACGGCGTCGTTGTCATTGGTGAGGGCGAAAAGGATGAGGCCCCCATGCTCTTTAACGGCGAAGAGGTAGGCACCGGCGAGGGTGCCGCCATGGATATCGCCGTAGACCCGGTCGACGGTACCCGTTTGATGGCAGAAGGCCGTCCCAACGCTATCTCCGTCATTGCGGCTGCCGAACGCGGAACCATGTATGACCCTTCCGCAGTCTTCTACATGGAAAAGATCGCCGTTGGCCCCGAGGCAGTTGGCGCTATCGACATCAACGAGTCCGTGGAATGGAATATCCAGTCCGTGGCAAAGGCGAAGAATATTCGCCCCTCCGATCTGACCGTGGTGGTCCTTGACCGTCCTCGTCACGAACAGCTCATCTCTGAAATTCGCGCCGCAGGCGCCAAGGTGCGCCTCATCATGGATGGTGACGTGGCTGGCGCCATCGCCACCTGCCAGGATTCCAACTCCATCGACATAATGATGGGCATCGGCGGTACCCCGGAGGGCATCATCACCGCCTGCGCTATGCGCTGCATGGGCGGCGAAATCCAGGGCAAGCTGTGGCCGAAGGATGAAGAGGAAGCAGAAAAGGCCCGCGCCGCCGGCCACGATTTGGACCGCGTCCTCAAGACCAATGATCTGGTCTCCTCTGAGAACTGCTACTTCGCTGCCACCGGCGTGACCAATGGTGACATGCTGCGCGGCGTTTCCTACCGCAATTCCGGCGCTACTACCCGCTCGTTGGTTATGCGCTCCAAGTCCGGCACCATCCGCTACATCGACTCCATCCACAAGCTGTCCAAGCTGCAGGAGTATTCCGTCGTGGACTACGACACGCCAACCAAGAAGTAG
- a CDS encoding DUF4245 domain-containing protein — MAAEERPKIFEGAKDISLSLAVVVIMMLLAVGATGLCSINSETQQGAVQEVDEQTFLDTQARAGVGAIRNPEMPEGWEANAARRVDMGGENATVVSWVTADQGFVESTQTQVAADKAGEAYDANYRGIESAREVKDHQVRVLESDDDSVRRLWVTDLGDARLIISGAADDSDFEAATAAFIDAAPIAEK, encoded by the coding sequence GTGGCTGCAGAAGAAAGACCAAAGATTTTTGAAGGCGCGAAGGACATCTCCCTGTCCCTCGCCGTCGTGGTGATTATGATGCTGCTCGCCGTGGGAGCGACCGGCCTGTGCTCAATTAATTCCGAAACCCAGCAGGGAGCGGTGCAGGAAGTGGATGAACAAACCTTCCTAGACACCCAAGCCCGCGCAGGGGTCGGTGCTATTCGCAATCCCGAAATGCCGGAGGGCTGGGAGGCCAATGCTGCCCGCCGCGTAGATATGGGCGGCGAGAACGCCACCGTGGTCAGTTGGGTGACCGCTGACCAAGGGTTTGTGGAGTCTACGCAAACGCAGGTCGCGGCCGATAAGGCAGGCGAGGCGTACGACGCTAACTACCGCGGCATTGAATCCGCCCGCGAGGTCAAGGATCACCAAGTGCGGGTGCTAGAAAGCGACGATGATTCCGTGCGCCGCCTGTGGGTTACGGATCTGGGCGATGCCCGCCTCATCATCTCCGGCGCTGCGGACGACAGTGACTTTGAGGCTGCTACCGCTGCGTTTATCGACGCCGCACCTATAGCCGAAAAATAA
- a CDS encoding exodeoxyribonuclease VII small subunit produces MSDDTIGTGQPGQDAFTPVEELSYEQARDELIETVKILELGQMGLDESLKYWERGEALARACEAHLDGAAKRVEDALDKAEDADAEGDE; encoded by the coding sequence ATGTCCGATGACACCATTGGTACCGGCCAGCCAGGCCAGGATGCTTTTACCCCAGTAGAAGAATTGAGCTATGAGCAAGCCCGCGATGAGCTCATTGAAACCGTCAAGATTCTCGAGCTTGGGCAGATGGGTTTGGATGAGTCGCTAAAGTATTGGGAGCGCGGCGAGGCCCTTGCCCGTGCGTGCGAGGCGCACCTCGACGGCGCGGCAAAGCGTGTGGAAGACGCGCTCGATAAGGCCGAGGACGCAGACGCTGAAGGAGACGAGTAG
- the xseA gene encoding exodeoxyribonuclease VII large subunit yields the protein MNQPANTPDTPWPVGKVNDQVKGWIERLGYLWVEGQLTQINFKPTWKLSYLTLRDVQQEKSVQLTCPSSMLQSLSAPLKDGDRVIVHGKPAFYAGRGSFSLWTTEIRHVGIGDLLARIEKLRQQLAAEGLFDPARKRPLPYLPHKIGLITGRGSAAERDVMAVAHDRWPAVQFRVLNTAVQGANTVPEVIDALQQLDADPEVDVIIIARGGGSVEDLLPFSEEALQRAVAAAGTPVVSAIGHEPDSPVLDNVADLRAATPTDAAKRVVPSVAEERAIVAEARSRMAAALRGWVERERRGLDNIRSRPVMADPMTPIRARREEVERTRATMRREIEVMVERETRHVESLRARVSALGPSATLARGYSIVQVVPKDGSGPEVVTSYKQSPPGAQLRIRVGDGSITAVSMASQAAD from the coding sequence GTGAATCAACCGGCAAATACTCCGGATACTCCCTGGCCCGTTGGCAAGGTCAATGACCAAGTCAAGGGCTGGATTGAGCGCCTGGGTTACCTGTGGGTAGAGGGTCAGTTGACCCAAATTAACTTCAAGCCCACCTGGAAGCTGTCCTACCTCACACTGCGTGACGTACAGCAGGAAAAGTCCGTGCAATTGACTTGCCCATCATCGATGCTGCAGTCATTATCGGCGCCGCTGAAAGACGGCGACCGCGTCATTGTCCACGGTAAGCCCGCCTTTTACGCGGGACGCGGATCCTTTTCACTATGGACCACCGAAATTCGTCATGTAGGCATAGGCGACCTGCTTGCTCGCATTGAAAAGCTGCGCCAACAGCTAGCCGCTGAAGGACTTTTCGATCCCGCTCGCAAGAGGCCTCTCCCCTACCTGCCGCACAAAATTGGGCTGATTACCGGCCGTGGTTCTGCTGCAGAGCGGGATGTGATGGCGGTAGCCCATGACCGCTGGCCAGCGGTGCAATTCCGCGTCCTCAATACTGCGGTTCAGGGTGCGAATACCGTACCTGAGGTTATTGATGCGCTCCAGCAGCTTGATGCGGATCCTGAGGTCGACGTCATCATCATCGCCCGTGGCGGCGGCTCCGTAGAAGATCTGCTTCCCTTCTCAGAAGAAGCACTGCAACGCGCAGTGGCTGCGGCCGGCACCCCAGTAGTCTCCGCCATTGGTCACGAGCCGGATAGCCCAGTGCTCGATAACGTCGCCGACCTGCGCGCTGCCACGCCTACCGACGCCGCAAAGCGCGTCGTGCCCTCTGTGGCCGAGGAACGCGCCATCGTCGCAGAGGCTCGCTCTCGCATGGCGGCCGCGCTGCGCGGCTGGGTGGAAAGGGAACGTCGCGGCCTCGACAATATTCGTTCCCGGCCTGTCATGGCAGACCCGATGACCCCTATCCGTGCTCGCCGCGAGGAGGTGGAGCGAACCCGCGCTACCATGCGGCGAGAAATTGAAGTCATGGTGGAGCGAGAAACCCGCCACGTGGAATCGCTGCGCGCCCGCGTATCGGCGTTGGGACCGTCGGCGACTCTCGCCCGCGGGTACTCCATTGTCCAGGTAGTACCCAAGGACGGTTCCGGGCCCGAGGTTGTCACCTCTTATAAGCAATCCCCGCCTGGCGCTCAACTGCGCATTCGCGTGGGCGATGGATCTATTACCGCAGTTTCTATGGCCTCCCAGGCCGCCGATTAA